The genomic window TGAACAACTTGCGCCAACAAACGATGCACAACCAGCGCCTCGCTCCCATCAATTAATCCACGTTGCTCCAATAATTGCAGCGCTGCGAGTGCAGTTTGATCATCAGTTTCATTGGGAACAAAATCGAGCACAAGCTGACGGGGGATTGGCACACCAGGCGCACACCACGCCGCACCATCCAACATATCTAAGGCCAGCATCTCCAGCGCATTAGCCGAATCAAACTGGTTCAAACTGAGCATAAATGTCGCTTCAACATCTTGTTCATGGCGGGTTGGCAAGGGCAACCCAGCCCCGCCTTTGAGCGAATGATGGGTAACCGCCAAATCTTGGCGATATTGAGCAACACTCTGCTGATCATAAGTATTGAGGTAGCTGCCTGCAAGCTGCAAGGCCAACGGCAAATGCCCAAGATCGGCGGCGATTGCCTCAGCCTCAGCGGTTGTCAGGCGTGGGCAAAGCTGTTGTAGCAAGGCACGGCTTTCGGCAGGAGCCAAAACTCCAAGCCGAATCGCGCTCATCGTTGCTAATTGATTGCGGGCAGTCACCAACACCCGAAAACCGCCCAACGTCGGCATCCAACGCTCAAGGATCGCCGGATCTTCACAATTATCGAAAATGAGTAGGCGCGGCAACGGCGATTGCCATGCTGCTAAAACGTGTTGCACTTGGGCATCAAGCGTCAAACCTGTTGGATCGATAGCCAGCGCCTCGGCACATGCAGCAATTTGATTTTCAACCTGCTCAGGATCAGCGCAGTTGATCCAAAATACGCCGCCGTGGAAATAGCTGCCATAGCGATAGGCAAACTCAGTGACCAAGCTGGTTTTGCCAATTCCGCCAAGGCCAGTAGCGACGGCGGGCAGCACAACCGTTGGCTGAGCATGGCTAAGCGCGGCGGCCAGCGCCAACAATTCTTGCTCACGCCCAACAAACGTGCTACTTGCTTCAAATGGTAATCGCGAGGCTGCTGGTTGATCGGCACGCGGTGCGGGAACAGTTGTCGGTGGTAGCGAGGCGACCGCCGCTAGCGCTACAACCAGCGGGTCAAGCGGCTCAGGCAGGTCAATAGCAATCGTCTGGCCTGCATACACGATTGTCGCACGGGGTTGATTGCCCGATTGATCAATCAGTAGAGATAAAGGAGCATCATCAAGTAGCATTGGTTTACCCGCCAACATCGCGCCAAACGCCGCTTCAATGGTCGGGCGATCAGCGGCAGGCGACACAGCAAGCACAGCATCAACGAGCAATCCAATTAGGGCTGGCATCTCCATAGGGAATCCTCACATCACGAGTAAGCGGGGGTCTCACTCTACAAAGATCCTCGTTGAGCATATTTCTGGCATAATTTGGCTAAAATTGAGCAATAATTCAACTAATTGCGAGAGCCAATGAGGTAAACCGATGGTAACAACCTTAGAACACTATGATCAGGCAGGTTTAGAACTTGAAGGCCAACTCTTTTACGAGCCAAATTGGTATTTGCTAAGGGTTGCGGCTGAAGCTCATGCCAGCCTATTGTATTTGGTCGAAACCGCCAATATTGCCTGCAAACCTGCTGCACGTCCACATATTTCAGTGATCAAGGGCGAAGCTCCCAACCGCAACCAAGCCGATTGGGGCGTGGCATTTGTCGGCGAGACAGTCACATTTCGCTATGTGCCAGTGCTACAAGCTGAAAACGGCCTGCATTTATGGATTGATTGCCATAGCCCAGGCTTGTGTACGATTCGTGAACATTTTGGCTTGCCAACCTTGCGGCGCAGCGATGGAGCCTATTTAGTCAATTTCCATTTGACGCTTGGCCGCCGCAAAAAAGCGGTTACGCCACAGCTGCGCCCGCAACTACGGTTATCGCCACAGAGTCATATTGATCTTGAAACTGGAATGCAACACCTGTGAAGAATGCAAGAGCGTGATTAAAACAAATTCAGCCGCCACAATTGGCGACTGAACGGCTGCCCCACCAAGATTTATGCTACGCTACCCGACCTTACCAACGTGAAGAAGTTCGTTGCTTTTGAAAACAATCGCGGCAATAGACCGGACGGCCTTGAGTTGGCTTGAAAGGCACTGTCGTGGTACGCCCACACTCAGCACACACCGTATCGTACATTTCGCGTGAAGCTTGGCCAGCAGCATCGCGGCGATTGCCACCACCGAAGCTAGAACGCCCACCACCACCAAAACTATCGCGACCGCCATACTCGCGGCTGCGCTCGCGACCACCACCAAAACTGCTATCTCGGCTAAATGATGAGCGGCTACTTGGCTCGCTCCGCTGTTGTTTTTTGCTTTGACGACATTGAGTACAGCGACGTGGTTCGTTGGTAAAGCCTTTTTGTGCGTAAAACTCTTGTTCACCAGCAGTAAAAACGAAGTCATTCCCGCAATCGACACAGACGAGGGTTTTGTCGGTGAAACTCATAGGATTCCTTCCAAAAAAGGTTAAGACCAGATTTCGGGGTGAAAGGGTTCGGGTCAACGCAAAACTCAAGCGAGGAAGCCGATTGCGTGTGGGGCAGCAGAGCTACATTTGAGCTCGCGACCAAAACATTCACTTGCGGCCAGTATATCATAGCTA from Chloroflexota bacterium includes these protein-coding regions:
- a CDS encoding zinc-ribbon domain containing protein, coding for MSFTDKTLVCVDCGNDFVFTAGEQEFYAQKGFTNEPRRCTQCRQSKKQQRSEPSSRSSFSRDSSFGGGRERSREYGGRDSFGGGGRSSFGGGNRRDAAGQASREMYDTVCAECGRTTTVPFKPTQGRPVYCRDCFQKQRTSSRW
- a CDS encoding tetratricopeptide repeat protein, with amino-acid sequence MEMPALIGLLVDAVLAVSPAADRPTIEAAFGAMLAGKPMLLDDAPLSLLIDQSGNQPRATIVYAGQTIAIDLPEPLDPLVVALAAVASLPPTTVPAPRADQPAASRLPFEASSTFVGREQELLALAAALSHAQPTVVLPAVATGLGGIGKTSLVTEFAYRYGSYFHGGVFWINCADPEQVENQIAACAEALAIDPTGLTLDAQVQHVLAAWQSPLPRLLIFDNCEDPAILERWMPTLGGFRVLVTARNQLATMSAIRLGVLAPAESRALLQQLCPRLTTAEAEAIAADLGHLPLALQLAGSYLNTYDQQSVAQYRQDLAVTHHSLKGGAGLPLPTRHEQDVEATFMLSLNQFDSANALEMLALDMLDGAAWCAPGVPIPRQLVLDFVPNETDDQTALAALQLLEQRGLIDGSEALVVHRLLAQVVQVHRGSAQIRELVESRINEHAVRISATRVPKHMLPLEPHLRHVTVQALAREDERVARLCNSLGYWEHLRGVYGEAERWYERGLAIMQKVLGLEHQNTARMMNNLAGIRLEQMRYAEAQALYEQVLAIWNVALGPEHPDTARCMNNLASALGRQGQNAEALAMLERSLAVWEAALGPEHPDTAISINNLAVALEREGRYAESQALQERALKVWKKTLGPEHPDTAASLNSLARLLERQGKYSQALPFYQQALAIRETALGPEHPDVASSLNDLAGLLLEQKRYADAQALYERALTIRELVFGPEHADTITAMANLAVTLERSGQYRESLELHAQALTISQKVFGDNHQTSQRIRTSHARTVQAIQEAFDQSAAKRSSGKRTNDDQVKQWK